One window from the genome of Salvia splendens isolate huo1 chromosome 9, SspV2, whole genome shotgun sequence encodes:
- the LOC121748258 gene encoding cytochrome b561 and DOMON domain-containing protein At3g07570-like, with protein sequence MKKAPPSYTQFFILSFLFSYVCSQSQDSCNFPLTLQNPLSFDTTSMQCVTVWSSQGFILRFVQAAPNVWNFVLSAPSTNAYVAIGFSPNGNMVGSTAVVGWVESGGTSNMKQYFLGGQQPSLVTLIQSPTQGLPFGNVSTMLVQSGRIYIAFQLLTAQPGSRLIYAVGPVGRLPQAPDFRLTEHQDKIATSLNYASGQLKTTEKQPESNLRRIHGLLNMLGWAILIPIGVMVARYMRKWDLLWFYMHAVTQSICFILGVIGVICGFVLDGRLSANVPIHKALGIVIITFGCLQVLALLIRPDKTSKVRKYWNWYHFGVGRALVFLAVINVFYGIHLGKADSSWNVGFAAFLIVLFVITLIMEIRIWCRE encoded by the exons ATGAAGAAGGCACCTCCAAGCTACACTCAATTCTTCATTCTTAGCTTCTTATTTTCATATGTTTGTTCACAATCACAAGATTCTTGCAATTTTCCTCTCACTTTGCAAAACCCACTCTCGTTTGACACAACTTCTATGCAATGTGTCACAGTCTGGAGCTCTCAAGGCTTCATCCTCAGA TTTGTGCAGGCTGCACCAAATGTATGGAATTTCGTGCTCTCAGCACCAAGCACAAATGCATATGTTGCCATAGGCTTCTCACCCAATGGTAACATGGTAGGCTCAACTGCCGTGGTTGGTTGGGTGGAATCTGGTGGCACTTCTAACATGAAGCAATACTTCTTGGGAGGCCAACAACCTAGCCTCGTTACGTTGATTCAGTCACCCACTCAAGGGTTGCCATTTGGCAACGTCTCCACCATGCTTGTCCAGTCAGGCCGAATCTACATCGCCTTCCAGCTCCTCACCGCGCAGCCTGGCTCGCGCCTCATCTACGCAGTGGGGCCGGTTGGGCGCCTACCCCAGGCCCCTGATTTCCGATTGACTGAACATCAAGATAAAATCGCCACCTCCTTGAATTACGCTTCAGGTCAGTTAAAAACAAC TGAGAAACAGCCAGAGTCGAATCTCCGGAGGATCCATGGGCTCTTGAACATGTTGGGCTGGGCCATCTTGATACCGATTGGAGTGATGGTAGCTCGGTACATGAGGAAGTGGGACCTACTTTGGTTCTATATGCATGCCGTTACTCAATCAATATGCTTTATATTGGGTGTTATTGGTGTAATATGTGGCTTTGTTTTGGACGGCCGTCTCAGCGCCAACGTTCCCATACACAAAGCTCTTGGAATTGTTATTATCACTTTTGGCTGCCTTCAG GTTTTGGCTCTCCTAATCCGACCGGATAAGACATCAAAAGTTCGAAAATATTGGAATTGGTATCATTTTGGGGTGGGAAGGGCTTTGGTGTTTTTGGCTGTGATAAATGTGTTTTACGGCATCCACTTGGGGAAGGCCGATTCGTCGTGGAATGTTGGATTTGCAGCGTTTCTCATCGTTTTATTCGTCATAACTCTGATTATGGAGATTAGAATATGGTGTAGAGAATGA
- the LOC121748036 gene encoding ubiquitin carboxyl-terminal hydrolase 5-like — translation MARKLTPEEEKQAVRDISVAAEAQTKVGDTFYLITQRWWQDWLEYVNQTSIVNDESSSEHQGAVNLSALKKPSCIDNSDLIDEAVSEDSAMGIELHDTLVEGTDYILLPKEVWNKMHSWYGGGPVLARIAINTGLSQTELSVDVYPLRLELHLMPKGERSAIRISKKETIGELHRKACEIFDLTPKQVSIWDYFSHQKHALMNDMEKTLDDANIQMDQDILVEVINIKLEGGLSSNQENGSMNNGSLAAATSHSSIATSGGLSASKYSSRNGNSGSHFQNLNTEKAYGTSGVSARGAICGLTGLLNLGNTCFMNSAIQCLVHTPEFARYFCEGYHQEINRQNPLGMVGELALAFGDLLRKLWAPGRAPVAPRAFKAKLVRFAPQFSGCSQHDSQRVMVLQLKVEEMMSPQQILPENTRLQEIGEGEMQSPMRNLQIWSIMHCVLLRVLILLILSPIKRP, via the exons ATGGTGGCAAGACTGGCTTGAGTACGTAAACCAAACCAGCATCGTTAATGATGAATCTTCTTCCGAGCATCAGGGGGCAGTCAACTTAAGTGCATTGAAGAAACCATCTTGCATTGACAACTCTGATTTAATAGATGAAGCAGTATCGGAGGATTCTGCTATGGGCATTGAACTTCATGATACCTTAGTGGAAGGAACTGATTATATACTGCTTCCAAAAGAAGTCTGGAACAAAATGCATTCTTG GTATGGTGGTGGTCCTGTGTTGGCCCGTATAGCGATCAACACCGGTCTTTCTCAAACAGAATTGTCAGTAGATGTTTATCCACTACGACTCGAGTTACATTTGATGCCGAAAGGTGAACGTTCGGCCATAAGAATAAGCAAAAAG GAAACAATTGGAGAACTTCACCGAAAAGCTTGTGAAATATTTGATCTCACACCGAAGCAA GTATCTATTTGGGATTATTTCAGCCATCAAAAACATGCATTGATGAATGACATGGAGAAGACGCTGGATGATGCAAACATTCAAATGGATCAGGAT ATCTTGGTAGAAGTAATCAATATTAAATTAGAAGGTGGTTTGAGTTCCAACCAAGAGAATGGATCAATGAATAATGGAAGCCTGGCTGCTGCTACTTCTCATTCAAGTATTGCAACTTCCGGAGGTTTATCTGCAAGCAAGTATTCATCAAGAAATGGTAATTCGGGATCCCACTTTCAAAATCTAAATACAGAAAAGGCATATGGAACGAGCGGTGTCAGTGCAAGAGGGGCAATTTGCGGTCTCACTGGATTGTTGAATCTTGGGAACACTTGTTTTATGAACAGTGCTATACAATGCCTAGTTCATACACCGGAATTTGCTCGGTATTTTTGCGAAGGTTACCATCAAGAGATTAATCGACAGAATCCTCTTGGCATGGTT GGGGAGCTTGCTTTAGCATTTGGAGATCTGCTTAGAAAGTTGTGGGCACCAGGACGAGCTCCGGTTGCTCCTAGGGCATTTAAGGCAAAGCTAGTTCGCTTTGCTCCGCAGTTCAGTGGATGCAGTCAACATGATTCACAG AGGGTGATGGTGCTCCAGCTCAAGGTAGAAGAAATGATGAGCCCACAGCAGATCCTACCAGAGAATACCAGATTGCAAGAGATAGGGGAAGGAGAAATGCAAAGCCCCATGAGAAATTTGCAGATATGGTCTATTATGCACTGTGTGCTGCTGAGAGTATTGATATTGCTGATCCTCTCACCTATAAAGAGGCCATGA
- the LOC121746679 gene encoding protein ASPARTIC PROTEASE IN GUARD CELL 2-like, producing MLILHLITFLLLSPPPSALSATSSGHAIPFPHYEHLNVKQSIASTTLHPLSSDSDSKTNNTTVKLHLLHRDKLPYHRHKDHRRRFLARMQRDSLRVAAVLSRTSVAADIGAEVVSGMEQGSGEYFVRIGVGSPARSQYMVIDSGSDIVWVQCQPCSQCYHQSDPVFDPAESASFSGVSCSSTVCDRVENSGCHGGRCKYEVSYGDGSYTKGTLALETLTVGHTTVQNVAIGCGHMNRGMFVGAAGLLGLGGGSMSLVGQLGAQTGQAFSYCLVSRGTASSGSLEFGRSVLPVGAAWVPLLQNLRAPSFYYIGLSGLGVGGTRVPVSEDAFKLSESGDGGVVMDTGTAVTRLPSAAYASFRDAFLAETANLPRAAAVSIFDTCYDLNGFVTVRVPTVSFFLSGGPILTLPARNFLIPVDERGTFCFAFAPSPSDLSIIGNIQQEGIQISFNGANGYVGFGPNVC from the coding sequence ATGCTCATTCTCCATCTCATAaccttcctcctcctctccccGCCTCCATCCGCCCTTTCCGCCACCTCCTCCGGCCATGCAATCCCCTTTCCCCACTACGAACACCTCAACGTCAAGCAATCAATCGCCTCCACCACCCTCCACCCCCTTTCCTCCGACTCCGACTCCAAAACCAATAATACCACCGTCAAActccacctcctccaccgcGACAAGCTCCCCTACCACCGCCACAAGGACCACCGCCGCCGCTTCCTCGCCCGCATGCAACGAGACTCCCTCCGCGTCGCCGCCGTCCTCAGCCGCACCTCGGTCGCCGCAGACATCGGCGCGGAGGTGGTCTCCGGCATGGAGCAGGGCAGCGGCGAGTACTTCGTGCGGATCGGTGTAGGGAGCCCGGCCAGGAGTCAGTACATGGTGATTGACTCCGGTAGCGACATCGTGTGGGTCCAATGCCAGCCATGCAGCCAGTGTTACCACCAATCCGACCCGGTATTCGACCCGGCCGAGTCCGCCTCCTTTTCCGGCGTCTCATGCAGCTCCACCGTCTGCGACCGGGTCGAGAATTCGGGTTGCCACGGCGGCCGCTGCAAATACGAGGTCTCCTACGGAGACGGCTCCTACACCAAGGGCACTTTAGCCTTAGAGACTCTGACCGTCGGCCACACCACCGTCCAAAACGTGGCAATCGGGTGCGGCCACATGAATCGGGGCATGTTTGTCGGGGCGGCCGGGTTACTCGGGTTGGGCGGGGGATCCATGTCGCTGGTGGGCCAACTGGGAGCCCAGACGGGTCAAGCCTTTAGCTACTGCCTAGTGAGCCGGGGTACGGCCTCCTCCGGCTCACTGGAGTTCGGGCGCTCCGTCCTGCCCGTGGGGGCCGCCTGGGTTCCGCTTTTGCAGAACCTGCGTGCCCCCAGTTTTTACTACATTGGTCTCTCCGGCCTTGGGGTCGGCGGCACCAGGGTGCCCGTCTCCGAGGATGCCTTCAAGCTCTCCGAATCCGGCGACGGCGGGGTGGTCATGGACACTGGCACCGCCGTCACCCGTCTTCCCTCCGCCGCCTACGCTTCCTTCCGGGACGCCTTCTTAGCGGAGACCGCAAACCTGCCCCGGGCCGCCGCTGTCTCCATTTTCGACACGTGTTATGACCTAAACGGCTTTGTGACGGTTCGGGTCCCCACCGTTTCCTTCTTCTTGTCGGGCGGCCCGATCCTCACTTTGCCCGCCCGAAACTTTCTGATTCCGGTGGATGAACGGGGCACCTTCTGTTTCGCATTCGCCCCCTCCCCGTCGGATCTTTCTATAATAGGAAATATTCAGCAAGAAGGCATCCAAATCTCTTTTAACGGAGCAAATGGATATGTTGGGTTTGGCCCCAACGTTTGCTGA
- the LOC121748837 gene encoding 60S ribosomal protein L5-like: MVFVKAQKSKAYFKRFQVKFKRRRQGKTDYRARIRMINQDKNKYNTPKFRFVVRFTNKDIIAQICSASIAGDHILVSAYAHELPCYGLEVGLTNYAAAYCTGLLLGRRVLKKLELDEEYEGNVEATGEDYSVEPADSRRPFRALLDVGLLKTTTGNRVFGALKGALDAGVDIPHSEKRFAGFSKDNKQLDAEVHRKYIYGGHVAAYMNTLMEDEPEKYQTHFSEYIKRGIEADNIEDMYKKVHAAIRANPIQTKTGKPAPKEHKRYNLKKLTYEERKAKLIERLNALNAAAGNDDDDEDEEDDE, translated from the exons ATG GTGTTTGTCAAGGCCCAAAAGTCTAAGGCTTATTTCAAGCGGTTTCAGGTTAAATTCAAGAGAAGAAGAC AGGGGAAAACTGACTATCGTGCAAGGATTCGCATGATAAATCAGGACAAAAACAAGTACAATACTCCCAAGTTCCGCTTTGTTGTGCGATTC ACCAACAAAGATATTATTGCCCAAATCTGTTCGGCTAGCATTGCTGGTGATCACATTCTTGTTTCTGCTTATGCACATGAGCTGCCTTGTTATGGACTGGAAGTTGGCCTAACCAATTATGCTGCTG CTTACTGCACTGGTCTTCTATTGGGCCGCCGTGTTCTGAAGAAGCTTGAATTGGACGAGGAGTATGAAGGAAATGTTGAA GCAACTGGAGAGGATTACTCTGTCGAACCAGCTGACAGCAGGAGGCCATTCCGTGCTCTCCTTGATGTTGGTCTGTTGAAGACCACAACTGGCAACCGTGTTTTTGGTGCACTCAAg GGTGCTCTTGATGCTGGTGTTGATATTCCCCACAGTGAGAAGAGGTTTGCTGGATTCAGCAAGGACAACAAACAACTTGATGCGGAGGTGCATCGGAAGTACATCTATGGTGGCCATGTTGCTGCATACATGAAT ACTTTGATGGAAGATGAGCCTGAGAAGTATCAGACTCACTTTAGTGAATACATCAAGAGGGGGATCGAGGCTGATAACATCGAGGATATGTACAAGAAGGTCCATGCAGCCATTCGAGCCAATCCTATTCAAACTAAGACTGGGAAGCCTGCTCCCAAAGAGCACAAGAG ATACAATCTTAAGAAGCTTACTTACGAGGAGAGGAAGGCCAAGTTGATTGAGAGGTTGAATGCTCTGAATGCTGCTGCTGGAAATGACGACGATGATGAAGACGAAGAGGATGACGAGTGA
- the LOC121748257 gene encoding ubiquitin carboxyl-terminal hydrolase 5-like, which produces MILLSTIKEDDHLTAYKIPKVLKKTKFLQLIHRQEEQGTGNAQSPVGWKPYGTPLVSPISCDDTITTSDIQQIVHTMLSPMLRTKGSGAMTMSYASVVASNESHSDSSIADPTKGDGGSSKPMLSEKLPLQLVDENNACIDLTVGDDKVVKLSLSSMSILVFVDWSQKLLASYDTKHLENLPEVCKHVHVSKKARNEPLSLYTCLEAFLREEHLVPEDMWYCPQCKERRQASKKLDLWRLPEVLVIHLKRFSYSRSMKHKLDTFVNFPIHDFDLTNYVANKNNTRRQIYELYALTNHYGGMGSGHYTAHIKLLDENRWYNFDDSHISPINEEDVKSAAAYVLFYKRVNNDRSSAGYTSVR; this is translated from the exons ATGATATTATTATCTACCATAAAAGAAGATGACCACCTTACCGCTTACAAGATTCCAAAAGTTTTGAAGAAAACAAAGTTCCTACAACTGATACACCGGCAGGAAGAACA GGGTACAGGAAATGCTCAGAGCCCTGTTGGGTGGAAACCTTATGGAACTCCTCTTGTTTCACCAATATCCTGTGATGATACTATAACTACAAGTGACATACAACAGATAGTTCATACTATGCTCTCACCGATGTTAAGAACAAAAGGTTCAGGTGCTATGACCATGAGCTATGCTTCAGTTGTGGCTTCAAATGAATCCCATTCAGATTCTAGTATAGCCGATCCAACAAAAGGAGATGGTGGAAGTTCTAAACCAATGCTGTCAGAGAAGCTTCCACTGCAGCTGGTTGACGAAAATAATGCTTGCATCGACTTAACTGTTGGTGATGATAAGGTGGTCAAATTATCATTATCCTCCATGTCAATTCTTGTATTTGTTGACTGGTCCCAGAAGCTTCTGGCAAGTTACGATACCAAACACTTAGAAAATCTTCCAGAAGTTTGTAAGCATGTGCATGTTAGCAAGAAAGCTCGTAATGAACCTCTCTCATTGTACACTTGCTTGGAAGCTTTTCTACGCGAGGAGCATTTGGTACCTGAGGACATGTG GTACTGTCCTCAGTGCAAGGAGAGGCGCCAGGCAAGCAAGAAACTGGACCTTTGGAGGCTTCCAGAAGTTCTTGTTATTCACTTGAAAAGATTCTCCTACAGTAGGTCGATGAAGCACAAGCTTGACACATTTGTAAATTTTCCCATTCATGACTTCGATTTGACAAATTATGTTGCGAACAAGAACAACACACGGCGTCAGATATATGAACTCTATGCCCTGACAAATCATTATGGAGGCATGGGTAGTGGACATTACACAGCACACATTAAG CTTCTGGACGAAAACAGGTGGTACAACTTCGATGACAGCCACATATCGCCTATCAATGAAGAAGACGTGAAGTCAGCTGCAGCTTATGTCCTATTCTATAAAAGGGTGAACAATGATAGATCTTCTGCAG GTTACACTTCTGTCCGATGA